GTATTTCTCGTCCAAGGGGCCAACCGGCGATGGCCGGCCGAAGCCGGATCTGGTGGCGCCGGGGGAAAAGATCATCTCATGCGGCGCGGGGGCGGCGCTCGACGCCGCTCGCTCGGCCACGCAGAGCGACGCGCTCTACGTCGAGGACAGCGGCACGAGCATGGCCGCGCCGCACGTGTCCGGCGCCATCGCCGCGTTCCTCTCCATTCGCCGCGAGTACATCGGCCAGTCGGAGGAGGTGAAGCGGATCTTCATGAAGGCCGCGACGGACCTCAATCGTGAACGCTACTTCCAAGGCGCGGGGCTCATCGACCTCATGCGCGCCATTCAATCGGTGTAGGCGACTCGGATGCCCTCTCCCACGAAGATCGGTCCGTTCCCGTACTTCCCGCTCGAGTTTACGAAGGACGGCGCGGTCAACAAGGACGACCAACTCGCGGCGCTGGTCGACGCGCTCACCAAGCCGACGGGAAACCAAGTCGTCACCGACCTGCTGGTGATCTCGCACGGCTGGAACGACGACATTCCGGAAGCCGAGGAGCTCTACACGACGATCGGCGACCGCATCTCGGCGGTCCTGCCCAAGCAGTCGCCGGCCTGCGCCACCGTGCGCGGCCGGAAAGTGATCGTGTGCGGGATTCTCTGGCCGTCGAAGAAGTTCGACGACAAGTCGCTGATCCCCGGCGGCGCCGCGTCGATGAGCGCCGGCGGGGCGAGCGTCGCCGACGCGACGGCGGCGGTGGATCTGCTCGCCTCATTCGTCGACACGCCCGATTCGAAGAAGGCGCTTGCCCGGGCGAAAGCGCTGGTCCCGTCGCTCGCGGATTCGCTCGAGGCGCGCGACGAGTTCGTGCGGATCGTTCGCGCGTTCATGCCGCACAGCGCGAACGACGAAGAGCCGGTCGTCGCCGACGATTTTTTCACCCTGGGCGGCGACGAGCTGCTGCGTCGGCTGAGCCGTCCGACGCCGGGCGCCGCGGGCGCGTCCGGGATGGGGGGGGCGGCCGGGCTCGGCGACTGGATCGGCAAGGCGGTCGACGGCGCGAAGAGTCTCGCGAATCTGGTGACCTATTACCAGATGAAAAACCGCGCGGGCGACATCGGCCAGGGCGGCGTACACGACGTCCTGCAGCGGATTCGCGGCCAGCGGCCGGCCGACGGCCCACAGGCGCTTCGTATTCATCTCGCCGGGCACAGCTTTGGTTGCCGCCTGGTGACGGCGGCGGCGGCCGGAGCGCCTGGCTCTACGCCGCTTCCGGTGAACTCGCTCACCCTGCTCCAGGCGGCGTTCTCGCATTTTGCATTCGCCGTTTCGTACGACGGAATGCACGACGGCTTCTATCGGCGCGTCGAGACTGATCCCGTTCGTGTTAGAGGTGTGACGGCGATCACTTTCACGGCGAAAGACAAAGCCGTCGGACTCGCGTACCCGCTGGCGTCGCGCATCGCGCGACAGATCGCGGCCGCGTTGGGCGACGCGAACGACCCGTACGGCGGACTCGGACGGAACGGCGCGCAGAAGACGCCGGGCGCACAGGCCGTCGCGCTTCAGGGCGTGAGCAGCCCGTACAGCTTCGTGCCTCGCGGGATCTACAATTTGGATTCCAACGCGATCATCGGCGGCCACTCGGATCTCGGCCATGACGAGGTGGCTTTCGCGTTGATCAGCGTCATCGCCGCCAGCTAGCCGAGCGCCGCTACTGGCGGACGATGGTGCTTCACGGAACTTTGGTACCGTTGACTGTGGCGGAACTCGGCGTCGACTAGCGATATTACTGCCGTGTCGGCCTAGCTGGGCCCCCCGCCTCAAAAAATTCCTCGAGGAGTTTCGTGGCCAAGCTCACCGAGACCGAGTGGATCTGGCACGACGGTGCGTTCATTCGGTGGCAGGACGCGACCATTCACGTCCTGGCGCATTCGCTTCAATTCGGATCCTCGGTGTTCGAAGGGATCCGCTGCTACGCGACTCCGCGCGGCCCGGCGATCTTCCGCCTCGAAGACCATCTCCAGCGCATGGTCGATTCATGCAAGATCTATCGCATGGATTTGTCGTACTCGATCGACGAGCTGGTCGCCGCGTGCTGTGAGCTGGTCGAACGCAACAACGTCGACTCGTGCTATCTCCGCCCGATGGTCGTACGCGGCTACGGGGCGGCGGGCATGGTGCCGTTCGACAGTCCGGTCGAGGTCTATCTCCCGTGTTGGCCCTGGGGCACGTACCTCGGACACGGCGCGCTCGAGAACGGAGTCGACGCATGCGTGACGAGCTGGCATCGCGTCGCGCCGAACACGATTCCGGCCATGGCGAAGGTGGCCGGCAACTACCTCGGCAGCCAGCTCGTGAAGATGGAGGCGCTGCGCAACGGGTTCGCCGAAGGGATCGCGCTCACGACCGACGGGCTGATCAGCGAAGGCTCGGGGCAGAACGTCTTCCTCGTCCACCGCGGCGCGCTCTACACGCCGACGATCAACGGCACACTGCTTCACGGCGTAACGCGATACAGCATCATTCAATTGGCGCGCGACATGGGTTTCGAGGTGCGCGAGCAAGAACTGCCGCGCGAGATGCTCTATACCTCTGACGAGGTCTTCCTTTGCGGTACCGCGTCTGAAGTCACACCGGTGCGCAGCGTGGATCGTATAGAGATTGGCAACGGCCGACGCGGGCCGATCACGACGCAAATTCAGCAGCGCTTTCTCGATATCGCGCGCGGGGCAGTCGACGATCCCTACGGTTGGCTGACCTACGTCCGCGCCGAGCGAGAAAGCGGACGAGCGGTGGAAACCTGAGCGACGAATCGCAAGGCCCGCGACTCGACTGGCGGCGCTTTCTCGCGTCGCGGGAACCGCCTGCGCCGCCGACCGAACCGGAGCCGCTCGTTCCGGATCTCTCCGAGCTGGAATCGCGTTACGAGATCATCTCGGAGGTCCGCAGCACGAGCGACTCGATTTCGTATCTCGCGCGTCATCGCACGATCAACCGCGAGGTGACGATCGACATCGTGCGCGCGCCGTGGGGGCAGGCCGCCAGCCTGATGATGCAGCTCCAGGCGGACGCGCGGCGCGAGTCCGCCATGCGACATCCGAACGTCGTGCCGGTGCTCGAGGGACGGCAAATCGCGCGCGACACGTTCGCGACCGTGCGGCCCCGCGTGCGCGGCGCGACGCTGGAAGAACTGCTCTCCTCGCAGGAGATGGTCGACACGATCTCGCCCGACCGTCTCGCGTCGATCTTCGAGCAGCTGAACGCGGCCCTCGACTGGGGCTGGGCGAACGGGATCGTGCATCGCAAGGTCACGCCGGCCGGTCTCGTGTTCCAGCAGGGGAGCGGGCGCGCGTTGTTCACCTTCGAGCCGCAGCTCGACGCCATCGACGTCCCGACCAACCTCGCCGACGACGCGCGCACGATCGGTCGTCTCGCGTGGACGATGCTCGCCGGTTTCCCGTTCGGCTCGGCCGGGATGACGCTCCTCGCCGAAGTTCGCCCGGATCTGCCGAGGCGCGTCATCGAAGCCGTGGACGCGCTCTCGCACTACAGCCACGATGACGACACTCCGGACATCGACGGCTTCATCGCCGTCCTTCGATCGTTGGCGGGACCGACGACGCCGGTGCGCGCGCGAATCGCGCCCCCGATCGCGCCGGAGCCGGTGGAGACGGGCGAGACGGACGAGTACATCGTCCTCAAGCAGCCGTCGTTCTTCGGCCGCCGATTCGTCGCGACCGTCGCGGTCGCCGCGGCCGTGGTGACGGCGGCATTCATCATTCTCCGGCATGGTGGAACCGATCCGACGACGATCGCCGCCGCCCTGGATAGCGCGGGCCTCGCCTCCGGCGATCTCGCGCTCAAGAAGATCGACAGCGCGGCGGGAGCGGACACGACGGCGGATACTTCGCGGTCGCCCGCGAGCGCGGCGACCGCAAAAACGACATCCGCTTCTCCAGAGCGTGTGACGCGGCTCGCCGCGAGTCATCCGCTCAACTCGACCGTCACCGACGTCACGAAGACGGGTGGATCGAACGACCTGTGCGGCTCGGCTGATGCCGCCGACCAGAAGGCCTGTCTGCGGGCCTCCCTGGAGCAGGGTGACAACCAGGTCAACGACACTTACAAGCTCGTGATCGCCGGCCTACGCAAACAGGCGAAGGTGTCCGACGACGCGCCCGACCCGCCGTCCGTGGAGCGAGTGCGGGACGCCCAGCGCAAATGGCTCCAGACGCGCGACGAGGTGTGCCACAACGTCGGCGCGAAGGTGCGTTACGCGCGGGACCGCGCGGCATGCTACAACAGCAAGTCGGCGCTTCGGCTTCAGGAGCTACAGTCGATGCTCGACTCGTTGCCGCAAACGCATTCAACGCCGCCGGCGGGCGATGAGCGGCAACCGATCACCGCCGCCCGTCGCTGAGCCTCGGCTACGGCGTCTTCACCTCGACGCCGGCGTCCTTCAGCGCCTTGAGCAGAGCAGGCAGCTGATCGGTCGAGACCTTCTTCACACGATCGCCCTGCTTGTCCAAATCCGCCGGCAGCGTCTGCAACAGTCGCTTTTGCTCCGGGTTCGGATTGAAGGTGGCGTTGAGCAGCTCGGTCGTCGTGCCGAGTCGCGCCTGAATGTTCTCTGGAGCAACGGGTCCGGTCGGGTTCTGATCCTGGTCGCTCGCCGTGCCGGCGGCTCCCGCGCCCGCAGGAGCCGCGGCTCCGCCCGCGGCCGGCGCATTCGCGGTGCCGGCTTGTTGAGGCGCAGCGCCTCCGCCGGAGCCACGACCGCCGCCGCGACCACCACGTCCACCACCGCCAGCGCCACCTGCGGCGAGCGCGCCGCCGCCGACCGCTCCGCCTCGACCGGCACCACCACGGCCGCCGCCTGCCGCGCCCATCTCGCGCGTGATGTCAGCGAGCTCCTTCTCGACCGCGGCGATTTGCGTCTTCAGCTCGGGCGTCACCT
The nucleotide sequence above comes from Gemmatimonadaceae bacterium. Encoded proteins:
- a CDS encoding branched-chain amino acid transaminase, producing MAKLTETEWIWHDGAFIRWQDATIHVLAHSLQFGSSVFEGIRCYATPRGPAIFRLEDHLQRMVDSCKIYRMDLSYSIDELVAACCELVERNNVDSCYLRPMVVRGYGAAGMVPFDSPVEVYLPCWPWGTYLGHGALENGVDACVTSWHRVAPNTIPAMAKVAGNYLGSQLVKMEALRNGFAEGIALTTDGLISEGSGQNVFLVHRGALYTPTINGTLLHGVTRYSIIQLARDMGFEVREQELPREMLYTSDEVFLCGTASEVTPVRSVDRIEIGNGRRGPITTQIQQRFLDIARGAVDDPYGWLTYVRAERESGRAVET
- a CDS encoding lysozyme inhibitor LprI family protein, encoding MADLRPRRARKRTSGGNLSDESQGPRLDWRRFLASREPPAPPTEPEPLVPDLSELESRYEIISEVRSTSDSISYLARHRTINREVTIDIVRAPWGQAASLMMQLQADARRESAMRHPNVVPVLEGRQIARDTFATVRPRVRGATLEELLSSQEMVDTISPDRLASIFEQLNAALDWGWANGIVHRKVTPAGLVFQQGSGRALFTFEPQLDAIDVPTNLADDARTIGRLAWTMLAGFPFGSAGMTLLAEVRPDLPRRVIEAVDALSHYSHDDDTPDIDGFIAVLRSLAGPTTPVRARIAPPIAPEPVETGETDEYIVLKQPSFFGRRFVATVAVAAAVVTAAFIILRHGGTDPTTIAAALDSAGLASGDLALKKIDSAAGADTTADTSRSPASAATAKTTSASPERVTRLAASHPLNSTVTDVTKTGGSNDLCGSADAADQKACLRASLEQGDNQVNDTYKLVIAGLRKQAKVSDDAPDPPSVERVRDAQRKWLQTRDEVCHNVGAKVRYARDRAACYNSKSALRLQELQSMLDSLPQTHSTPPAGDERQPITAARR